In Antennarius striatus isolate MH-2024 chromosome 8, ASM4005453v1, whole genome shotgun sequence, a single window of DNA contains:
- the c8h6orf120 gene encoding UPF0669 protein C6orf120 homolog: MMMLSCGALLVTFMLSVVTGFLNPDDNNVPEEWLLLHVVQGHIGAGNYSYLRLNHDGRIVLHMQSLKGDADLYVSDKTLRPSFDTYQLQSVTCGQDVVVVPGEFARPVGIGIYGHPSHKESEFEMRVFYDQTIPQDPFEKGSYASEDVQKQKKAPHAAEQDFQEEESVLWTILIGLLKIILEILF, from the coding sequence ATGATGATGCTGAGCTGCGGCGCTCTCCTCGTCACCTTCATGCTGTCCGTGGTCACAGGTTTCCTGAATCCCGATGACAACAACGTCCCGGAGGAGTGGCTGCTGCTTCATGTGGTTCAGGGCCACATCGGGGCTGGAAACTACAGTTATCTGCGACTCAATCACGATGGGAGGATCGTCCTGCACATGCAGAGCCTTAAGGGAGATGCCGACCTCTACGTGTCAGATAAAACACTGCGGCCCAGCTTTGACACCTACCAGCTGCAGTCAGTCACCTGTGGCCAGGATGTGGTGGTGGTGCCTGGGGAATTTGCGAGGCCTGTGGGCATCGGCATTTACGGCCACCCCTCCCACAAGGAGAGCGAGTTTGAAATGCGGGTCTTTTATGATCAGACCATTCCCCAGGACCCATTTGAGAAGGGCTCTTATGCCTCAGAAGATGTacagaagcagaagaaagcCCCCCATGCTGCGGAGCAGGACTTTCAAGAAGAGGAGTCTGTCCTGTGGACAATTCTTATTGGACTTTTGAAGATCATACTTGAGATTTTGTTTTGA